CGAGCGAGAACGGATTCTTGCCTTCGTCTTCCAAAGCCGGGTTGAAACGCCACAAGTGCCAGTAACCGCATTCTACGGCCTTAGCCTCTTCTGCCTGGCTCTTACCCATACCTGCTTTCAATCCGTGGTTGATACACGGAGCGTATGCGATAACCAATGACGGACCAGGATATGCTTCTGCTTCGCGGATGGCTTTCAATGTCTGAGCCTGGTCGGCACCCATCGCAATCTGAGCTACATATACATAACCGTAAGTAGTGGCAATCAGACCAAGGTCTTTCTTGCGTACACGCTTACCGGAAGCGGCAAACTTGGCGATAGCGCCCAGCGGAGTAGCCTTAGATGACTGGCCACCGGTATTCGAGTAAACTTCGGTATCCAATACGAGGATGTTTACGTCTTCGCCCGAAGCGATTACATGGTCGAGACCTCCGTAACCGATATCGTAAGAAGCACCGTCACCGCCGATAATCCATTGAGAACGTTTGATGAGGTAATCTCTGAACTCGTAGATTGTAGCGCAGTTTGCACACTTGTCTTTAGCGGCTTCTACCATCGGGATAATCTTTTCGGCAGCAGCTTTGCTCTTGTCTGCATCGTTGCGTCCGTCAATCCATTCCTGGAATGCTTCCTTGTATTCAGCCGGAGTTTCATCCGAAGCGATAGCTGCCTTCATGGCATCTTCGATACGGTTGCGCAGCTTCTTGTTGGCAAGTTCCATACCCAGACCGAATTCGCAGAAGTCTTCGAACAAAGAGTTTGCCCATGCCGGACCCTGGCCTTTTTCGTTCGTAGTGTACGGAGTAGAAGGAACAGAACCTGAGTAGATAGAAGAACATCCGGTAGCGTTAGAAACCATTTCGCGGTCGCCGAACAACTGAGAAATCAGTTTCACATACGGAGTTTCACCACAGCCTGAGCAAGCGCCCGAGAACTCAAAGAGCGGAGTAGCGAACTGAGAGTTCTTCACGTTCGACTTGATGTCTACCAAGTGCTGTTTGCTTGATACGTGTTCCGTGCAGTAAGTCCAGTTGTCTGCTTCTGCCAATTGGCTTTCCAGGTGTTTCATGGTCAGCGCCTTGCCACCCTTCTTCGGATTGCCCGGACATACGTCAGCACAGTTGCCGCAACCCAAGCAGTCGAGTACGTCAACCTGCATACGGAAGGTCATGCCGTCGAATTGCTTGCCTACAGCCTTCAGGGTAGTGAAGTTTGCACCCTTCTGTTCTTCTGCATCGAGAACGAACGGACGGATAGCAGCGTGAGGACAAACGTATGCACACTTGTTACACTGGATACAGTTTTCAGGATTCCATTCCGGAACGAAAGCAGCCACACCACGTTTTTCGTATTTGGCTGTTCCCTGATACCAGGTACCGTCTTCGATGCCCTTGAATGCAGATACCGGCAGCAAGTCGCCGTCTTGTGCGTTGATCGGACGAACTACTTCGTTGATGAATGCCGGGTCGTCGTTTGCTGCGGCAGGTTCAACTTCCAGGTTAGCCCAAGCCGGGTCAACGGTCAGTTGCTTGTATTCGCCGCCGCGGTCAACGGCTGCATAGTTCTTGTTGACAACGTCTTCACCCTTCTTGCCGTAAGATTTCACGATGAACTTCTTCATCTGTTCTACCGCCAAGTCTACAGGGATAACGCCTGTGATGCGGAAGAATGCAGACTGCAGGATGGTGTTGGTACGGTTGCCCAAACCGATTTCCTGTGCAATCTGGGTAGCGTTGATATAGTAAACGGTGATGTTGTTTTCAGCAAAGTATTTCTTTACTTTGTTCGGCAGGTTCTTAGCCAGTTCATCGCCTTCCCAGATGGTGTTCAGCAGGAACGTACCGTTCTTGCGCAGACCACGGGTCACATCGTACATGTGCAGGTAAGCCTGAACGTGGCAAGCCACGAAGTTCGGGGTAGTTACCAGATAGGTAGAGTGAATCGGGTGGTCGCCGAAACGCAGGTGAGAGCAGGTGAAACCTCCCGACTTCTTCGAGTCGTAAGAGAAGTAAGCCTGGCAATATTTGTCGGTATTGTCACCGATGATTTTTACAGAGTTCTTGTTGGCACCTACCGTACCGTCAGCACCCAAACCGTAGAATTTAGCTTCGAATACGCCTTCTGCACCGAGAGCGATTTCTTCTTTCTGAGGCAGAGAAGTAAAGGTAACGTCATCCACAATACCGATAGTGAAGTGGTCTTTCGGCATCGGGAGTTCCAGGTTTTCGTATACCGACAGAATCTGAGCCGGAGTGGTATCTTTCGAACCCAAACCGTAGCGTCCGCCTACGATAAGCGGGGCATTTTCTTGTCCGTAGAATACGTCTTTTACATCCAGGTACAACGGTTCGCCGTTCGAGCCCGGTTCTTTGGTACGGTCGAGCACTGCGATGCGTTTCACTGTCTTGGGCACCTTAGCCAGGAAGTGTTTAGCCGAGAACGGACGGTACAAGTGAACAGCCACCAGACCTACTTTCTTGCCCTGAGCGGTCAGGTAGTCGATTGCCTCACGGGTAGCTTCTGTTACCGAACCCATGGCGATGATGATGTTTTCTGCATCTTCTGCGCCATAGTAGTCGAACAGTCCGTAGTTGCGTCCCGTAATCTTGTTGATTTCGTTGATGTATTCTTCAACGATTTCCGGCACAGCTTCATAATACGGATTGCATGATTCTCTGTGTTGGAAGAAGTGGTCGGGGTTTTCAGCCATACCGCGTGCTACCGGTTTGTTTGGAGTCAGTGCACGTTCACGGAATTCAGCCAACGCTTTTTGGTCGATAAGCGGAGCAAGGTCTTCGTTGTCCAGCTTTTCAATCTTCTGGATTTCGTGAGAAGTACGGAAACCGTCGAAGAAGTTAACGAACGGAACACGTGCTTTGATAGTAGCCAAGTGAGCTACACCAGCCAAGTCCATAACTTCCTGTACAGAGCCTTCGCACAACATAGCGAATCCGGTCTGGCGGGTAGACATCACATCCTGATGGTCGCCGAAGATACACAATGCGTGAGAAGCCAGTGTACGTGCCGATACATGGAATACGCAAGGCAACAGTTCGCCTGCAATTTTGTACATGTTCGGAATCATCAGCAACAGACCCTGAGATGCAGTATAAGTAGTAGTCAATGCACCAGCCTGAAGCGAGCCGTGTACTGCACCGGCAGCACCGCCTTCAGATTGCATTTCCTGTACCAAAACAGTTTCGCCGAAGATGTTTTTACGACCTGCGGCAGCCCATTCGTCTACGTGCTCAGCCATGGTAGACGACGGAGTGATGGGGTAGATGGCAGCTACTTCCGTAAACATGTACGAAATGTGAGCAGCAGCTTCATTACCATCACACGTGATAAATTTTTTTTGTTTAGTCATACAATTACTCAATTATATTAGGTAATAAAAATATCATTCTCCTTTAATATAAAAAGCCGAACAACCACAACGGAATCTGGTTTCCATGCCCCAGTTCCGTGCGGTGCATGGCGTAATAGATGCCCGGATTGCTCTTTATCTTGTACCCTTCGTGGCAGATGCGGAAGTTCAGGTGCCCGTCTACAAGGAAAGAGGTGCCTTTTTCTCCTTTGTTCACCTTGTGGTCTTTCCACAACGAGTTGACAAAGAAGGTTTCCAGCACGTCCTGTTCTTCCACTTTTACCGGATAGATGCTGTACATCAGGTTGGTGTTGTGCATCATAATCTTAGCCGGTTTTTTCGGGAAGACTTCCCCCTTCGGATATACCATGTTTATCAGCCGTGCGTCGGCAAGGTATTTGATGTAATTCATCACCGTAGCGCGCGACGTCTGTATATCGGAAGCAAGCTGGCTGATGTTGGGCGCAACCGGTCCGTCTACCGCCAACAAATATAATAATTTTTTTATTCTCGAAAGATATTTCAGTTCAATTTGTTTGATAAGAAGAATATCCACTTCAATCATCATGTTCATGGTCTTCAGCAGATTCTCCGAAAAGTTCCGTTTCTCCAGGAAAAAAGGATAAAATCCGTGGTGGATGTAGTCTTGGAAATAATTGATCGGGTTGATGTGCGGGAGTATCGTTTTCGCGATGTGTTCATGATTGGTCAGGATTTCTTCGAGCGTATAGGGCGAGAAATGGTTTCCTGTCTGCAGGTTCAGAAATTCCCGGAAGGAAAATCCGCGGAGGTTGTAAGAGTGCACGATGCCGTTCAGTTCCGGATTCTCGTCTTTCAGCCGCATCACCGAAGAGCCGGTGAAGACGATTTTCAGGTTGGGGTAACGCTCGTAGCACGTGCGCAGGTCGTGGCTCCAGTGCGGGAGCTTGAATACTTGGTCGATGAGAAGCACCTTTCCTCCGCGCTTTACGAATTCGCCGGCAAAGTTCACCAGGCTGTATTGCGAGAAATAAAAGTTATTCATGTTTACGAACAGGCAGGAGCGGTCATAACCGAACTTTTCTTTGGCGTATTGCAAAAGGAACGTAGTTTTCCCTACTCCTCGTGTGCCTTTGATGCCGATGAGGCGGTCGCTCCAGTCGATTTCGTCCATCAGGTCACGCCGCACGGGGGCATTGGTATGTTCGACCAAATAATTATGTGTTCTGTAGAATGCTTCCATGAATTTCGATTTCTTCGGTGCAAATATAGTAATAGTTCCTTAATTTGCAAACTGGGGTTGTCAAAATATTCTTTTTTTCGTGTAACTTTGTGTGGATATATCAACACAGAGACGCAGAGACGCAAAAGAATTGACAATGTGAATCAGGAGTTAAAGGTAGTTATGTTTCACAGGAGTTATCACTTCGTTCAGGAGTTAAAGGCCAATAGTCCTGCTTCTGAAAACCATGCAGAGGTATTGGCATCTAACTCCCAGCCCGCCAAGCGGGCGATAACTACCTATAACTTCCTTTTAACTCCTGATTGGCATTGTCGATTAAAAAATGTATCTTTGTGTCTTTGTGCCTCTGTGTTCAATAAATAAAAATATGGAGAAAGCGATTTACTATTTCAATCCGGAGAACGATATGGCACTTGCCAATTTCACTCCTTATTACAAGGCACCGGCGGAGATTGTGCGCATGGCGGACGATCTGGCTGCATTGCCGGCCTGGTATGCGCCCGAAGGAAGCGTGGTGAAGGTGAGGCGCGAGGCGGACATCCCTTGCTGGGAGAAGCTGTGCGAGGGAGGGATGTCCTTTCCGCAGGTAGGCTGGACGGCGCATTGGCTTTCTTCCGCTTACGTCCCCTGGGGCTGGAGTCCGGCTTTGGTGCATACGTTGCTTCAGGCCGGAGTCGGTTCCGGCTTCCTTCCTTCTGCCGGAGCTTTGGAGGAGTGGAGGCGTCTCTCGGGCAGGGTGTGCGCTTCCGAAGTCTTGCGGAGCTTTGCGGGAATGAAAGGGATATGCGGCGAGTCGTGGGTTTGCCTTACGCTGGAAGAAGTCCGGAAGGCATGGGGCGGATGGGGGAGATGTGTTCTGAAAGCGCCTTGGTCGGGAAGCGGAAGGGGATTGGTCTTCTTGCCTTGCGGTGCCTTGCCGGCTTCGGCGGAAGGCTGGGCGGCACGCATCCTCCGCACGCAAGGGGCGCTGATGGCGGAGCCTATATATAATAAGGTGTGCGATTTCGCCATGGAGTTCCGTGCCGATGGGGAGGGAAAGGTGTCGTTTGCCGGTTATTCGTTGTTCGAGACCGATGCGTTCGGCAATTACAAGGGAAACCTGCTGGCTTCCGATGCGGCAATCGGACAGAGGCTTTCGGCATACGTTCCGCCCGAAACCTTGCACGGCGTGCGCCGGCATTTGCTTCGGGTCTTGCCCGATTGGCTGGGCGGGCATTATGCAGGCTATTTGGGGGTGGATATGATGATATGCCGGGAAGAAGCCTGT
The Phocaeicola salanitronis DSM 18170 genome window above contains:
- the nifJ gene encoding pyruvate:ferredoxin (flavodoxin) oxidoreductase, which translates into the protein MTKQKKFITCDGNEAAAHISYMFTEVAAIYPITPSSTMAEHVDEWAAAGRKNIFGETVLVQEMQSEGGAAGAVHGSLQAGALTTTYTASQGLLLMIPNMYKIAGELLPCVFHVSARTLASHALCIFGDHQDVMSTRQTGFAMLCEGSVQEVMDLAGVAHLATIKARVPFVNFFDGFRTSHEIQKIEKLDNEDLAPLIDQKALAEFRERALTPNKPVARGMAENPDHFFQHRESCNPYYEAVPEIVEEYINEINKITGRNYGLFDYYGAEDAENIIIAMGSVTEATREAIDYLTAQGKKVGLVAVHLYRPFSAKHFLAKVPKTVKRIAVLDRTKEPGSNGEPLYLDVKDVFYGQENAPLIVGGRYGLGSKDTTPAQILSVYENLELPMPKDHFTIGIVDDVTFTSLPQKEEIALGAEGVFEAKFYGLGADGTVGANKNSVKIIGDNTDKYCQAYFSYDSKKSGGFTCSHLRFGDHPIHSTYLVTTPNFVACHVQAYLHMYDVTRGLRKNGTFLLNTIWEGDELAKNLPNKVKKYFAENNITVYYINATQIAQEIGLGNRTNTILQSAFFRITGVIPVDLAVEQMKKFIVKSYGKKGEDVVNKNYAAVDRGGEYKQLTVDPAWANLEVEPAAANDDPAFINEVVRPINAQDGDLLPVSAFKGIEDGTWYQGTAKYEKRGVAAFVPEWNPENCIQCNKCAYVCPHAAIRPFVLDAEEQKGANFTTLKAVGKQFDGMTFRMQVDVLDCLGCGNCADVCPGNPKKGGKALTMKHLESQLAEADNWTYCTEHVSSKQHLVDIKSNVKNSQFATPLFEFSGACSGCGETPYVKLISQLFGDREMVSNATGCSSIYSGSVPSTPYTTNEKGQGPAWANSLFEDFCEFGLGMELANKKLRNRIEDAMKAAIASDETPAEYKEAFQEWIDGRNDADKSKAAAEKIIPMVEAAKDKCANCATIYEFRDYLIKRSQWIIGGDGASYDIGYGGLDHVIASGEDVNILVLDTEVYSNTGGQSSKATPLGAIAKFAASGKRVRKKDLGLIATTYGYVYVAQIAMGADQAQTLKAIREAEAYPGPSLVIAYAPCINHGLKAGMGKSQAEEAKAVECGYWHLWRFNPALEDEGKNPFSLDSKEPNWANFQDYLKGEVRFASVMKQYPTEAADLFAACEKMAKKRYDSYKRMAAMDWSEEKAE
- a CDS encoding ATP-binding protein, which gives rise to MEAFYRTHNYLVEHTNAPVRRDLMDEIDWSDRLIGIKGTRGVGKTTFLLQYAKEKFGYDRSCLFVNMNNFYFSQYSLVNFAGEFVKRGGKVLLIDQVFKLPHWSHDLRTCYERYPNLKIVFTGSSVMRLKDENPELNGIVHSYNLRGFSFREFLNLQTGNHFSPYTLEEILTNHEHIAKTILPHINPINYFQDYIHHGFYPFFLEKRNFSENLLKTMNMMIEVDILLIKQIELKYLSRIKKLLYLLAVDGPVAPNISQLASDIQTSRATVMNYIKYLADARLINMVYPKGEVFPKKPAKIMMHNTNLMYSIYPVKVEEQDVLETFFVNSLWKDHKVNKGEKGTSFLVDGHLNFRICHEGYKIKSNPGIYYAMHRTELGHGNQIPLWLFGFLY